The DNA window TTAGCTTCATCCGTTTGCTGGTCTTCTGGTGCCCACCAAGCGAAATATTCTACAACAGCCGAACAAAATTGATCCTCAAGAATTACACGACCTTCTTTATCCTCATAGTGTGCCAAGGTCAAACGTTTGCCAGCAAAGCGTTTGAAAGGTTTTGGTAGATCGTTTTGCATCGGATCTGCATTTTCAATCCTTCTGACCCATCGACCGATTGCTGAATGGTGTTTCTCGATAAATCTTCCTAGTCCTCTATGAGACATTCCAGATTTACCCGTAAGCTTTACGGTGAAATACTCTCCAGTATTATCGATGTGTTGAAGCAAATCCTGCGAGAACTCAATTGTTTTACGAACATCATCAGACTCATTTGCATTAGGACGATTATTTGTCATGGTTACTCCATTGAAAGGATTGTTGGAGGTGGACGAAAACCCTACTTTCCCGACTGCAACTTCCTTAAAAGTTCATCGCGGTTCAGTGTGATTGCAGAAACACTCCCCTGCTCTAATCTGCTCAAGCGACTTTCCAGATCAGCAATCCGATCAATAGCGGCTTCTAGAAGTTCTGCCATGACCTGCATTTGATTTGTGTAACCACTAATTTCTTGATGCATATCTTTAGATTCCCGTGTTTGCTTTTTGGGTTCTTGAGATTTGATTTGTGAAGAACGATTTGCTTTTCGTTCAATCGCTGCTTTGATTTGTTCCAGGGTTATCCAGGGTGACAGTGAGTACACATAGGTTGGTCTGTACTTTGTTTCTGTCCCTGGCTTGACTTTGCGATCAGCAAATCTTTCTTCAATCAGGTTTCTAAGCCTTACTTGAACTGGTGCTCTTGTAAGTTGCCTTGTGTCCTCAAACTCCTTGGCAAGCATTTCTTCTCTTTCACTTAAATCTTGCAGCATAAGCAAAGATTCAAGATCAAGACTGTCCAACACCTCAGGGTTTGGCTTTGCTTTCTCAAATTCCATCAAAGAAAACACAGAAATCGGTTGACACCTTTGTGATCCATTTTCTAAAGTGAGCATACAATTACCTCCAAAAGGTAAACGTCTCCATCAGTTCCGATTAGAACTGATTGGAAGATGAGGGGTAGACCGGAGTTGAACCGGCGGATAGGGAATTGCAAGCTCCCCGCCTTACCACTTGGCGACTACCCCATTTAGCGCAGGCAAGGTAAGAATGATTTCTATTGTGCCTAGGAAACACTACATATAGAGTTCATCTCTTACCCTTGCCTATCCAAAGCTCAAGATCTAGACGCGCAATGCGTCGAGTCTATCGCTGTACAGCATTCTACCGTTAAATCGTCAGCATCAAGCAGAGAATTGGGCCTTTTTATATTAAGAATTGCTAATAAAGTCAAGAGAATACGATAAAGCTCTTGCTTATGCCCAAGCGTTTTTGCCAAACAATAAGTCCGGTAGATTCTACCGAGCCTAAGGGAAACTATTACTAGGTTTAGCTTAGTCGGTTACACTAATCCGTTTTGTAAGTATTCGCATTACCTCACCAGGATTGACGGTTGGCAATTGTCTTGACCATTCGTCAGGTCTTGCGTATCCCAACTGAAATAGTCTTGCAACGCAAAACTGAACAACCTGGGGAGAGCCGATCGCGATTACTCGCAAGATATCAGGAGAGGGAGAATCCCTTAAGTCGATCAAAGGTTGCTCAGGCAGGTTAACTGTTTGAGAGCATGGATTATTTGTCATGATGGTTTTACTCCTTATAGGGGTGCCAGTCCTTGAAGCCTGTAAAACTACGGGGACTGGCTTTTGCTTTGTAAAAGTAGAACACCCTAAAACGAGAGGATAACACATAGGTGACGTTACTTAGATGTTACTTATGTAAGAATTATGTGTAGTAGTGGCAGAATAGGTGTGTCATGCGATGTGACTGACTGATGCCAGCAAAGAACCCGCGAATTAATGTCGTCATGCCAGCAGAACTCAAAAGTGACTTTGAGCGGTTGTGTCACCTGGAAAACCGATCGATGTCTAATATGCTTGTGACCTTGGCTCAAAAAGCAGTGGATGAAGCGAAAGCTAAGGGGCTGCTAAAAACTGAAAACGAATGACCGCAACCAACATCCGAAGTGGCATCGTAGATGTAACGAGGTCATGATCAATACTGGACGTGCATCCGATGTAAGAGCGCAAGTCTTTGCACTCTTATCAGGTAAAGCCTTTCTTAGGAATCTTCTTAGGAATGGAAATTGAACAAGTTCGACATCGGGTAGGGGCGGGTTTTGCCGATAAATCCATTGCAGGGCGTAGATTGAACTGCTAAACCCGCCCGTACAGTTCACGGATTTATTTAATTCGCGATTCTTAATGGGCTACGGCACCGCCCGTTGGTTTGGCTTTTTTGAAGAAGAGAACCGCGATCGCACTCAGCAGTAACGTGATGCCAATGAAATAAAAGCAATCATTAAAAGCCATCACAAAAGCTTCCTGGCGCACCAGTTGATCAATTGCTGCCAGGGCTTGCTGGTGGGCTGTACTCTCATCCACGCCACCCCGTTGCATAAACGTCTGAGTCAATTGATCCAGTCGTTGCTGGGTCTCTGGATCGTAAACGGAAATGGAATCGACCAGGCGATTGGAATGAAACTGTTCTCGATTCTTCAGTAAGGTTGCCAGCGCTGCAATCCCAAAGGAACCGCCCAGGTTTCGCATCATGTTAAATAAACCCGATGCTGAACCCGCGAGCGCAGGTTCAATTCCAGTGGTGGCGATCGACGACAGGGGCACCATAATTAACGGTTGTCCCAGGGCGCGCACCAGTTGAGACCAGCGGAGTTGATCCAACCCTGTCTGATTGGTCAAACTGGAATTCATAAAACAACTGAGCGCAAACAGCGAGACGCCCACGCCAACCATCAGGCGCGGATCAATTTTTTTCATCAGAATGGGCACCAGCGGCACCACGAATAACTGGGGCACGCCTGCCCACATAATCACTTCCCCAATCTGGAGGGCATTATATTTTTGAATTTGCGCCAGGTAGAGCGGCAGGATGTAGATTGAACCATAAAGGCCTACGCCTAACGCAATATTGACAATATTTGCCAGGGCAAAATTACGGCGTTTGAGCAATCGCAGTTCAATAAAGGGGCGCTTGCGGGTCAGTTCTAGCCAAAAGAAAATACTGAGGAAAATGGCAGCAATCACGGTCAGTCGCACAATCAATGCAGAGTCGAACCAGTCCTTGCGGCTGCCTTCTTCTAAAACCACCTGAAACGACCCTAGCCCGATCGCCATTGCAAAGATGCCACCCCAATCACCTTGCTTCAGGGCTTGCAGGTGCATTTGCTGGGGTTCAACGGCATACCAAACTGCGGCTAGTAGCAATAACCCTGGAACAACATTCAGGTAGAAAATGTATTCCCAACCATAGTTTTCGGTCAACCAGCCGCCCAGAGTGGGGCCGATCGAGGGGGCAAAGGTTGCCGTAATTGCAAACATTGCCAGCCCGATCGGTTGCCTTGCGGGGGGCAAACTTTGCAGGATGAAGGTAAACGCCATCGGAATTAGCGTTCCCCCGGTAAACCCCTGGGCAGCGCGGAACACAATCATCGATGGTAAATTCCAAGCCCAGGCACAACAAACCGAAAAGAAAATGAACAGGGCTGCATTGACCAGCACATATCGTCGGGTGGAGAAGATAAAAGACAGCCATCCCGTCAGAGGAATGACAACGATCTCAGCAACCAGATAGGCCGTTGAAATCCAGGAACCTTCTTCCAGGGTTGCGCCCAGTGCCGCTTGAATTTCTTGCAGAGAAGCGTTGGTAATCTGGATATCCAGAACCGCCATGAACGCTCCCAGAATAGTACCACCCACTCCAATCCAGGTTTTGAGGGAGATGGGAGGGTTGGGAGAAGCCCCAGCCGCTTGCGAACGGGATGAATGCCTTTGACTGTTTGCACCTGTCACCGCTGTACTCCAATTCCAAAACTTACTATTGCACCTCTACGCTAACTGTGGCAGACATCCCAGGAGTGATTTGTGCCTCATATCCCTGAATACTGTGCGGATCAAAGGTAACCTTCACCGGAATCCGTTGCACAATTTTGGTAAAGTTTCCCGTTGCATTGTCAGGGGGCAGGAGGGCAAATTGGGCACCGGAAGCGGGAGACAGGCTATCAACCTTTCCCTTGAAGGGATGACCGGGGAAGGCGTCCAATTCAATTTCCACGGGTTCGCCCGGATGCATCTTCCTCACCTGGGTTTCCTTAAAGTTTGCCACAACCCACATCTGGTCACCCACGATCGCCATCAGCGGTTGTCCCGGTTGAACCCGTTGCCCCACTTCCACCGTTTTGCGCCCCAATCCGCCCCGCCGTGGGAGCTGTAATGTTGGTGTAGGACAACTGTAACTGCGCTTCGGCAAGTTGCGCCTGTGCCTGGTCGATCGCTGCCGCGGCTGCTTCGTATTGGCTGCGATTGACATCGGTTTGTACCCCCGTTGCCTGTGCCTGTTGCAGCCCCCCCCGGCTGGATTGTAATTGTGCCTGGGCTTGAGTAACCCCCTGCTGGGCCTGGGCTAATTTAGCCCGCGCCTGCCGAACTCCTTCCTGGGCAGCGGTACGTTGGGCTAGGGCAACCCGATAGGCAGCCTTGGCGGAGTCCAGTTGTTGCCGGGGAATGGCTCCTTTCCGTGCTAATGCCTGATAGCGATTGTAATCAGTCTGAGCTTGTTGCAGGGTCGCTTCCGTTTGCGCCTGTTGGGCTTGCGCCGCAGGAACACCCGCCTGTGCTTCTGTGACGGCTGCTTCAGCAGTCGAAATGGTTGCGATCGCATTGGCGATCTTGCCCTGAGCTTCAGTTGTTTGGGCTTGGGCAGTGGTGCCCACCTGGGCGATCGTCGTTTGAGCTGCCTTTGCCTGGCGCTGCGCAACTGCCAGAGCGGCTCTTGCCTGCTGAACTTTGACTTGATAATCCCGTGGATCAATCTTTACCAAGCAGGTCACCAGGATGAACCGGTTCATTATCGTCAACCGGAACCGCATTAATGCTGCCCGTGATCCGGCTGCTCACTTGAACCACATGGGCAGCAACTTCTGCGTTATCGGTTTGCTCGTGGGTCGAAGCATATTGCCACCAACGGTAGCCCAACCCACCCCCGACGATCGCGCCCAATCCAAGCAGCGTACCCAGGAGTAATCGTACAGGGCGCTTCCGCCCAGATTGAGGCGGTGGAAAAGTGGGTTGGGCAGTTTCCGCATCGGGGTGGTCATCCAGAACCACTTTGGAGACGGGCGACTCTTGTTGCAGCGCCTCCGGCTCAAGGAGGGCACGATGACCGTTAGTTTGGGTTTTGTCCAGAGTGTTCATCTTGCTGTCACTCATCATTAATTCGAGTTCTATTATTTAGAGTACGTAGCTTTTTGTTGGTTTACTTCTACCAATCGGGTGATTTCCCCTGCCTTCGTAGTAACGCAGAGGGGAAGGGCGTTTAGGGGAATGTCTAAAGGCTATTCAGTCAGGTTCAGGATGGCGCGATCGACCCAGTCCGAAAATAACCGTTGCTCTGCTTCAGTAAAGCCCTGAAGCACTTGCTTTCTAAGCTCCAGTGCCAGATCGGGTAAAACGTCCTCAAGCTGCCGCCCCGTATCGGTTAGCCAGATTCGCCAAACCCGTCGATCGCTAGAATCTCGTTCTCGCCTGACCAAACCCCGTTCTTCCATCCGGTCAATTACTCCGGTCAGCGTTCCTCCCACCTGGCGCAACTGTTCTCCCAGGGCAGAAGTCGAAAGTCCATCCTGCTCCCACAAGCAGCACAACACAACCCAATGAAACGTCGTCAGCCCGTAGGGTTCTAGCTGATCCTGAAACCGACGACCTAAAAGCTGAGACAGAAGTTTAATCCGATAGCCTAAACTCTGAGGAGCTTTAACTTCCTGCCAGGATTGCAGCCGGGGCGTAGAGTGAATGGAAGGCATCGAGCCGTTATCGATCAATTAGCATTCTTACTATTAGTATACTATTTTTGTGAGGGATGCAGATCTAGTTAGAAAAAAGGAGCCAGAAGCCAGAAGGGCTGTTCCCTCCTGACTCCTGACACCTGCCTCCTGACACCTGCTTTTCCTGCTTGGGGGTTAGGCTAAATTATGGGAAACTGGCTAGATGGCTCATCTCAATGCTCAAACGCGCTTGTTTATTGCGATTGGGGTCGCAATTTTTGCCGGAATTCTTCTGCCATCGTGGCTCCATTTAGCCGCACGGATTCTCTGTATATGGGATGCCTGGATGGTCTGTTTTTTGGCACTGACCTGGACGGTTATATTGCGGGCAACCCCCAAAACCATGCGCCGCAATGCCCAGCAGCAAGATGAGGGGCGCGTCGTCATTCTCAGTTTAATCACAATCGCAGCGTGTGTTAGCGTGCTGGCGATCGGCTTTTTGCTGAACCACGGCAAGGGAGTTTCTGCCCAGGTTCTGGTGTTTTATGTCACGCTGGCAGCAACGACCATTATTGGTTCCTGGTTGCTGGTGCATACTGTGTTTGCATTGCATTATGCCCACGGCTATTACCGGGATGGCGATCGTTCAGATGAAATTGCCGCAGGGCTGGAATTTCCAGACGATCGTCAACCAGACTACTGGGATTTTCTGTACTTCTCTTTTGTGATTGGGATGACCAGCCAAGTCTCAGACGTGGCCATCGCTTCCCGCAATTTAAGAAGATTGGCGCTTCTGCATGGCATCCTATCGTTCTTTTTTAACACTACAATTTTGGCAATGAGTGTGAATATCATCGCTGGACTGACTTGAGTCTATAGTGATTTTCAAATGAGTCAACCCGCGCTGTGGATTTGGGTGTGGGGTGTAGGTGTGGGGTGGGGTTCAGCCAAATGAAATCGGCTGTAATACCCATTTCAACCCTTCTCATGACATTGTGAGCCTCACAGATCGAGTACCACCTTTGCGGTTTTCGGTTGCGAGATACAGATCAGCACAGACCCTGGTTCGATCTCAGCCACCGGTGTTGCTTGATAGTCCACCTCTCCCTCCAGAATTTTGCACATACAGGTGCCGCAAATTCCCTGACGGCAACTGTAAGGCGGTTCCAGATCATTGGCTTCGGCAAATTCCAAAATGCTGTTGTCACCGGGCTGCCAGGTCACCGTTTTATCCGATTTTGCAAAAACAATTTCAGAGGTTTTCAAGTTCCCATTCGAAACTTCAGTCGGCATTTCAGGTTCAGCAGATGCCTTCATCGCCTTGCCAAAGGATTCAAAGAAGACCCGGTTCTTTGGTACTCCAGCCGTCTGCAACCCTTCTCTTAAGGACTGCATAAAAGCAGGAGAACCACACAAAAAATACTCCGCATCCTGCTGGATGAGCGATCGCACTAATGCTGTATCGACATATCCTGTGCTGTGGTAGTGTCCTTCGTCTTCGGCGCTGGGGCGGCTATAGACGAAGTGGACATGCAGATTGGGAGAAGTTTGGGCAGCACCATTGGTAGACATTACTAGCGCCTTCACTTCATCCCGAAAAGCATGAAACCGCCCATCTCTGGCACCATGAACAAACCAGATCGGACGGTTAGACCCCGATCGAATGGCGGCTTTTGCCATACTGATCATGGGTGTAATGCCGACCCCATTGCTAATCAAAACCGCAGGTAGGGATTTTTGTACATCTAAAATAAACTTGCCACTTGGTGGTTTTGCCAGAATCACCGCACCTTCATGAACCTGATCGTGCATAAAGTTAGAGGCAACTCCTGGTGGTACATCCAACCCTCTGGGCATGGGTTCCCGTTTAATGGATAAACGGTAGTAGGTGCAAGGACTGGCATAGTCTGAAAGGGAATAGGTGCGGATGACGGGCTTTGGTTGTCCGGGAATATTTAATTTGATTGTCAGAAATTGCCCAGGTTGAAAGTCAGGAATCTCACCTTTATCTTCCGGTTCCAGGTAAAACGAGGTAATTTCCTCGCTCTCCTTCACCTTGCGAACCACAACAAAGTTGCGCCAATCTTTCCAGATGCTACCGTTGCTTGCGGCGTCAGGCTGTTGCTGGGATGTTTGAGCTGTTCCTCGCTGACTTCCCTTCCCTGTATACGTTAAGCCAAACAACGCTCCACCACAAATGCCAATTAAGGAGGAGGTTAACGCGGTTCGATAGGCAGATTCACTTTTGGAGTTTGTTGCGCCAATGGCAACAGAAGACACAAGCGCGATCGCAGAGTAGGTTGTAAACGCTGCCGTCAAGCTTCTGACCCACGGATTCCGAATTCTTCCCAAGCTCTCAAACATAATAATTTCCTGCTATTACAAATGACCAATGAGAAGAACAATCACCACCCATCAACTCAACTTAGCCGCACCAAAGGTTGCATTGAATTTGCGGCACCAGATTACAGCAGATTGGTAATCCGCCAGGTTAATGCCAGCAGGAATGGCATACCGTTGTTCACCACTAAATTTTTGTAAGGGAGCCAGAAAGACATAATCCCCCTGTTTCAGGGGATAGGCAGGTGGTTTGGTTGAACCCAACACATTCCCTGAGCGATGCAAAATTACAACCAGATCGGGACCCATATTGGAGGTTTTGAATTGCTGGTCAAGCTCCAGAAATAACTTGCCATTCTGGGACACGATCCGAGCCATTCCTTGGGTGGGATGTTCTCCAGAGGCAAAGCGCCCTGACTTGACCAGGGTTGCCTTTGCGGGCGTCATGGTTTGAGCGACAGAATTGGGTTGAGTTGGCGGTACAGAACTGGGGGCTACGGACGGGGGATTTTCAGTTGCCTGATTGCTAGTTGTTTCTCCTGCACACCCAATAAATACCAAAGAAGCCAGACTCAATATGAACCAGCGTTGTATTTTCATGCGTAAACTCCCTCATGCAACATCAATAAACAGCGTCCATAGTGAATTGGATTTAGGGTCATTATTGCTGGCGGAAGCAATTGAAAAATGATGCACTCCTGAGGAGTTCCAGCCAAATTTCTGATTTTTTCCTGAGTGAAATTACAGATTATTCTCAGCCAGACCTCAGGCATCTACGCCTCTGGAATAAACAGCGCCCGTTCCAATTGGCAAAATTGCGGCTGAGGGCGCAAACTGATTGACCGACAAAATTGCTAGAAGGCGCATTCTACTGTAGGGGCAGGTTTTGCCGAAATACTGACTGTAAGGCGATCTCAAACTGGCTAAACCTGCCCTTACTAGAAGGCGCATTCTACTGTAGGGGCAGGTTTTGCCGAAATACTGACTGTAAGGCGATCGCAAACTGGCTAAACCTGCCCTTACAGAAATGTGTTAGCCATTCAGGGGCGCAAAAAACGCGGCGGAATGATCCCAAATTGGAGAAAATAAACTACTAAAATCCAGTGGATTTACCGGACTATTCCTTGATTTTTGACCAGGGGTGAGCCATACTTGGGGGATAAAATACGGTAAGTCAATCGACAAGCCGTATTTAAGTCGATATCTTTGTCCGTAGGGGAAGCCTTCTGATGCTGTACGATGTTCAGGGACTTGCAGTAACAACTGAGTCACCCGTTGCGATCGCCCAACTGAATCGCTTTATTGATGAGGCACTCCGGTATGGCAAAGAAGCAGAAGATGCCATTCTTAAAGCGGTCATTGCCGATCGCACGCTGTGCAATTGCCCATGCTTACGCTGCCGCCTATTATCTCTGTCAGGAGAATGCGGTTGATCGCAGGCACGCCGTCCCCCACTTAAAAGCAGCTCAGCGCCATTGTTCTGAAACGACAGAGCGGGAACGATGGTTTGTGGAGGCGATTGCAGCCTGGGCAAGGGGGGATTTGAGTAAAGCGACCCAGTTGCACTGGGCGATCGCGCAAAAGTATCCGCAGGATCTGGTTTCAGTCCAACAGGGGCAGTATCACTATTTCTACCAGGGAGAGGCGGCAAACCTGTTACAGATTGCCCAGACGGTGCTACCCGTCAATCCAGCGAACCACTACCTGTATGGCATGGTGGCATTTGGGCTGGAGCAATGCGGCAATTTGGAACAGGCAGAGGCGATCGGACGGCAGGCAGTTGCCCTCAATCGGCATGATGCGTGGGCACAACACGCCGTTGCCCATGTGCTGGAAAGCCAGGGACGGGTACTCGAAGGAATCGCCTGGATGGAAAGCCATGCCGACACCTGGGAGCGTTGCAACTCGATGCTCTACACCCATAATTGGTGGCATATTGCGCTGTATTACCTGGCACTAGGAGATTTGCAAACGGTGTTGCAGTTATACCGCACCCATCTTTGGGGCAAAGCCAACAAAACTTCCCCCAAGGATCAGGTCGGCGCGATCGCCACCTTGCTCCGGTTGGAGATGCGGGGAGTGAATGTGGACACCGACTGGCAGGAACTTGCCCCTTTCCTTTATGCCCGGTTGCACGAACATGCCCTCCCTTTCCAGGATTTGCATTACATCTATGCCCTGACCCGCGCCGGATATTTTGATTGGGCAATGGAAATGCTGAACAGTTTGCACCACATCGCCCGTATCCATTCTCCCCAGCAACAAACCTGGTCAGAGGTTGTGCTTCCGGCAGCAACAGGCATGGTTGCCTGTGCCAGAGGGGATTGGGCAACCGCCGTCACCCTCATGGCGGCAGTGTTGCCAGAAATCCATCGGATTGGCGGCAGCCGCACCCAGCGGGAATTGTTTCAGCAGATTTATCAGTATGCTGTGGGGCGAAGTGAACACGGAACTCAACCCTGTTTAAGTCTAGTACGCCCCTCATCCAGGCGTCCTGCCTGCATTACCGCCTCAAACATCTGCGCGATCGCCTCATAATCTTCCGATTTCACAGCGGCATAGCGTGCTATGTCCATCCTCTCCATTGCCGTTTGTAGGTGGGTATCTGACTTGAGAAGCGTCGCTTGCAACTGTTGAATAATGTCATCCCCTAAACGGTGGGCAACTACAACAGGTGGCATGGGGCAGGGACCAATGGACTCAATCACGCGCAACCGCTGGTGCAAATCTGGAAATAAGCGGCATTCCTGCTCCAGGACGGTGCTATCAATTGCAGCACAATCTGCTTTTCCCTCCACAACCCAGCGGATAGAACGCTGATGGGAACCCGACTGAATCGCGTTGCCAAAAAAGTGAGGTAAGGTTTCCTGCCGCAGACGATCGCATAGCAAGAAGTAGCCACTGTTAGAACCCGGATCGTTGTAACAAACGGTTGTACCTGCCAGGTCAGCAAAGGTATTGAATTCACTGGCAGCATTGACAATTACGTCTGCGAAATAAATAGGGCGATTTTGATAGCGGGACGCCTGCATCACAGGGGCGACGATCGCCCGCATCTGGTTGGGGACAGCCTGTTGATAGCGAACAAAGGGTAGACCACAAATAAACCCTAAATCCCATTGATCTTGCTTTAACAACGGATCATCTAGGGGATCGGAGGCTGCCTGTACCAGTTGCGTTTCGATCGACAAGGCACGCTCCAGGGATAAAACAACTGCTTGATAAAATTCAAACCAGTTGGGTGCCAGGTAGGAAACTGCTCGCAGCTTAGAAATGGGTAACATCAGACATCCA is part of the Kovacikia minuta CCNUW1 genome and encodes:
- a CDS encoding 2Fe-2S iron-sulfur cluster-binding protein, with translation MFESLGRIRNPWVRSLTAAFTTYSAIALVSSVAIGATNSKSESAYRTALTSSLIGICGGALFGLTYTGKGSQRGTAQTSQQQPDAASNGSIWKDWRNFVVVRKVKESEEITSFYLEPEDKGEIPDFQPGQFLTIKLNIPGQPKPVIRTYSLSDYASPCTYYRLSIKREPMPRGLDVPPGVASNFMHDQVHEGAVILAKPPSGKFILDVQKSLPAVLISNGVGITPMISMAKAAIRSGSNRPIWFVHGARDGRFHAFRDEVKALVMSTNGAAQTSPNLHVHFVYSRPSAEDEGHYHSTGYVDTALVRSLIQQDAEYFLCGSPAFMQSLREGLQTAGVPKNRVFFESFGKAMKASAEPEMPTEVSNGNLKTSEIVFAKSDKTVTWQPGDNSILEFAEANDLEPPYSCRQGICGTCMCKILEGEVDYQATPVAEIEPGSVLICISQPKTAKVVLDL
- a CDS encoding phosphate/phosphite/phosphonate ABC transporter substrate-binding protein gives rise to the protein MLPISKLRAVSYLAPNWFEFYQAVVLSLERALSIETQLVQAASDPLDDPLLKQDQWDLGFICGLPFVRYQQAVPNQMRAIVAPVMQASRYQNRPIYFADVIVNAASEFNTFADLAGTTVCYNDPGSNSGYFLLCDRLRQETLPHFFGNAIQSGSHQRSIRWVVEGKADCAAIDSTVLEQECRLFPDLHQRLRVIESIGPCPMPPVVVAHRLGDDIIQQLQATLLKSDTHLQTAMERMDIARYAAVKSEDYEAIAQMFEAVMQAGRLDEGRTRLKQG
- a CDS encoding MarR family winged helix-turn-helix transcriptional regulator, giving the protein MPSIHSTPRLQSWQEVKAPQSLGYRIKLLSQLLGRRFQDQLEPYGLTTFHWVVLCCLWEQDGLSTSALGEQLRQVGGTLTGVIDRMEERGLVRRERDSSDRRVWRIWLTDTGRQLEDVLPDLALELRKQVLQGFTEAEQRLFSDWVDRAILNLTE
- a CDS encoding ribbon-helix-helix domain-containing protein; the encoded protein is MPAKNPRINVVMPAELKSDFERLCHLENRSMSNMLVTLAQKAVDEAKAKGLLKTENE
- a CDS encoding tetratricopeptide repeat protein, with amino-acid sequence MPFLKRSLPIARCAIAHAYAAAYYLCQENAVDRRHAVPHLKAAQRHCSETTERERWFVEAIAAWARGDLSKATQLHWAIAQKYPQDLVSVQQGQYHYFYQGEAANLLQIAQTVLPVNPANHYLYGMVAFGLEQCGNLEQAEAIGRQAVALNRHDAWAQHAVAHVLESQGRVLEGIAWMESHADTWERCNSMLYTHNWWHIALYYLALGDLQTVLQLYRTHLWGKANKTSPKDQVGAIATLLRLEMRGVNVDTDWQELAPFLYARLHEHALPFQDLHYIYALTRAGYFDWAMEMLNSLHHIARIHSPQQQTWSEVVLPAATGMVACARGDWATAVTLMAAVLPEIHRIGGSRTQRELFQQIYQYAVGRSEHGTQPCLSLVRPSSRRPACITASNICAIAS
- a CDS encoding DHA2 family efflux MFS transporter permease subunit, whose protein sequence is MSLKTWIGVGGTILGAFMAVLDIQITNASLQEIQAALGATLEEGSWISTAYLVAEIVVIPLTGWLSFIFSTRRYVLVNAALFIFFSVCCAWAWNLPSMIVFRAAQGFTGGTLIPMAFTFILQSLPPARQPIGLAMFAITATFAPSIGPTLGGWLTENYGWEYIFYLNVVPGLLLLAAVWYAVEPQQMHLQALKQGDWGGIFAMAIGLGSFQVVLEEGSRKDWFDSALIVRLTVIAAIFLSIFFWLELTRKRPFIELRLLKRRNFALANIVNIALGVGLYGSIYILPLYLAQIQKYNALQIGEVIMWAGVPQLFVVPLVPILMKKIDPRLMVGVGVSLFALSCFMNSSLTNQTGLDQLRWSQLVRALGQPLIMVPLSSIATTGIEPALAGSASGLFNMMRNLGGSFGIAALATLLKNREQFHSNRLVDSISVYDPETQQRLDQLTQTFMQRGGVDESTAHQQALAAIDQLVRQEAFVMAFNDCFYFIGITLLLSAIAVLFFKKAKPTGGAVAH
- a CDS encoding DUF1345 domain-containing protein; amino-acid sequence: MAHLNAQTRLFIAIGVAIFAGILLPSWLHLAARILCIWDAWMVCFLALTWTVILRATPKTMRRNAQQQDEGRVVILSLITIAACVSVLAIGFLLNHGKGVSAQVLVFYVTLAATTIIGSWLLVHTVFALHYAHGYYRDGDRSDEIAAGLEFPDDRQPDYWDFLYFSFVIGMTSQVSDVAIASRNLRRLALLHGILSFFFNTTILAMSVNIIAGLT
- a CDS encoding DM13 domain-containing protein, producing MKIQRWFILSLASLVFIGCAGETTSNQATENPPSVAPSSVPPTQPNSVAQTMTPAKATLVKSGRFASGEHPTQGMARIVSQNGKLFLELDQQFKTSNMGPDLVVILHRSGNVLGSTKPPAYPLKQGDYVFLAPLQKFSGEQRYAIPAGINLADYQSAVIWCRKFNATFGAAKLS